A region of the Mytilus trossulus isolate FHL-02 chromosome 11, PNRI_Mtr1.1.1.hap1, whole genome shotgun sequence genome:
aatatgattctatcaGATGATACAATTCATATTCTATCCTTTCAAATTCGACATAATTAAGTGTGCGGGAACAGAAGTGAGGTAGATGCATTAAACATAGTTATCATGGTAAATGTCATTCCACTTTTCCACTTTTAGTTTATCAATGATTATAACCCGAATTGAGAATCGTGTGTGTGACAATTAGATGTTTATATTGGTCTCATACAAATTTCTAACAATAAATAAGTTTATCACATAGTTTTTGTTGGTTGAAAACTAGATACGTCTTCGatgaaaattatgatattaATGCCGCCATTAATTTGTTCCCGTGTGATATTATTGTATTACAGTATATACGTGTATATTCCTTATAACTGATTAACCAAAATCTTTTTGAAGCAGTATGCACACCGATGTCAGCTAAATACGAGGAAAATATCATATTCATGTTAAAGTACATTGTAATTGtcatgatgttaaaaaaaagttaatgtttacgaactttcaaaaaatattcCAAGGGGACAACCGTCAAAAAATAAGTCGACATTGAACACAGCATTCCAAAAAGAGAGCAGTCCATAAAACGCTACCCAGATCATTTCAACACTAAATCCCGGGCCTATAATGATATTATCACATGCTCTGGTTAGAATGGGGTTCCCGTTCCTAGTGTGGCACCATCGAGTATTTATATCATAGAAATAACAACTTCCGTTAAAATCAGCAATAGGTGATGTCACAATAAGCAACTGTCGTGTTCGTTGCATTTCCATCAAAAACCTTGGTTTTAGTGAACTTCGTTCGTGCTTTTAGGGGCATCGTCTGTCCGCTTCCAGATTAAGTAAGAGGTTGAAATATTATGATGCTGTATTGCACGAATATCCGGCAAAATTCAGTCTTATAATTGATCCTCATCACTGCTTTCGTTAAGACATATCGATTAGGAACCTACGGAAAACATTATTTCTTGTTTACCATGTATAATGAGGATCACGAAGACGCTTGATAGTCTTTAAATACTGTAGGAATACAGGGGATCCTCTTCATGTTATAAATGATATCTTAAGCACGTGCATAATTAACGTACTTTTTCGGAAAGCGGTTCATTTGAGAAGAGATAATGCTGCCACAGACAACTTAAAAGTTCGCAATTAAAAATTGAACTGATAATTATAGAAACATAAGGaattgtggtatgattgcaaatgaggcAACAGTCCACGAACGTTTAATTTTAAGTCGATCCTTTATTCAAGTCGCGATTTGAATCATAACAGTTCATGTGATATCTTTGATTTCTAGGTAAATAAGAAATTGTAGCTACGTGTTTGTTTATGACTCCAATTTAATGGGATCAAAAAGTATATCTTCGGGGAGCAAGAACACAAGTACAAAGTTATTTATTGTGAATATGCATTTCATGATTTGGCTATACTGTGTTAGACACTTGAATGGATGGTTAAGTATTCAAAATGAGGTACTTGCcttaatttttgtgctattttcacatttcctgaccgttGTGAGAAAAATATATCTCCTCagtagtgaaaaatctgttctcggccaatgattagtcgaaatttgatcATGACGTCAaaacgttttgttttcttctgaattttcctattgtgacgtcatgaaaaaaggtgaccatgcctgatgacgtggCATATAAAGAACAAtagtttctgaaaatctttgaaaaaaaggttaaaagtcatcagagaaacagattccgacactgttactcgtgtattacgatatttctccactctcgacagttacaTTTTAATTACCCAAAAAGCTCGGCAGACCTCGcgatttgaataataaaatttaactgtctcgagtggaaaAATATCGttatacacttgttgcagtgtaggaATTCATATTTATCGACTTTTAGTTGACAAACATGTCttcaatatattaataaaagtacATGTGCAGTCTACCTAATTCGAGTTTATTATTTTCACTTGTATTGGACTATTCTTAATGCGGATTCCTTATTAGGCAAAATGAATTGCTCAAAAGGACTTTAATGGTTACATGTATGCCAATTGTGACAGTTCCAAAGgtttcattttacttttatacGCAAATTTATAGCTAAGGGATATTCCTCAAATTATTTGACTTTGTAAATATAAGACCTCATCGtctgtttctcttttttcaAACTATTTCAATAAATCGCTGTCAACTTCTATCATATGACACAGCTCTATCGATTACAAGTTTTGAACATCTGCTCATATAActaataagaataaaataattgaCTATGGTTATGTTCATCGTCAGGAGCCCACGCCATTGCATTGTGACACTTATTTTataatgttgtaattttttattgtgGGCTCGACGCCTCGTGATCTGTTTGACTCTTTactgtttttcaatttttacaaaaacagtaaaaatatgtttttattttttaaaacattttagtaTCGtcttgtgtgttttatactgctgatGTACAATCTGtaatgttctgaagtaacttgtagttgtaTGTTTAATACTGcttatgtacaatctgttatgttctgaagtattttgcatttaatctgttaaaagtttttgtatCGCCATTCAGTCTTgaaaaaacatgatatattagTAGTTGGTGTTTTGCTCTGACTACCATTATTTGGTTTATTAAAGTTTGTAAAGTTGATATCTTAACCACAGATAATTGTTATGTTATTATAGCCAGAAGTCAAGTGTTTGCGCTAGGTTATaaattatgacatttttttatgttattcgttcaacatatttaagttggatttttttttatagggctTTTCATGGCTTATTTTTCTAATATCGGTGATTTGATTTATGTTTTGCCTCCTGTTGTTCAATAGGGATAGCTCATGGATGACACTTCTACACATTTTATTCGTTTTCTCTTCGTTTTTGGTGCTTTGTTGTCTTCTTCGTCCTAAACTTCTATAtacattgttatatcaaatatattttggtaaattattttatgttttgaatatttagGTACTTAAAATATAACAAGATCTTATGAAGGCTAAACTTATGAGAATGCTTTACTGGCGTTTAtcacaaaaacataatattcGAGCCTCAATAGTACAGCATAACATTGTTTCATTCCAAAAAATAGAAATCCTTGAGCTTAGCTGATATGCATATGGTGCTACAATTAAGCATATTGCATGTCAGAATTATTTAGTCTATCTATTGACAAATGAGTTTAGTGAatcgtcaaaattttgaaaccACGGTTTACTGCAGGGAACTGTTTCAGTACCAGAATAAAGCGATTTGTATTGCTGGTCCCTGTAAGTAACAATATTCGCTCTTTTATCACATGCCCActtgtgaaaaaaatcttttgccTTAGGCGCATCGGATGAATATTCGGTTCCGTCGCTCAGATCTTTGATAAAATCAGCCTGAAAGTCTATCTGTTCATGGATGTCTTTTAGGCTGTTGCATCTCTTTAACCATTTTTGCTCTTCTTTCTTCATTTCTTCATAGCTCTTTACTTTGTTTGATAACGTGTCCGTTATATACCTAAATGAATACAGCAGtgtttttatcatgttcatACTATTTTCCATAtactaaacatttaaaatcattataaatttaaaaaaaaaacccaacgtGCAGGGATTTTTCTCACCGGGTTCAGTTCAActcttatttattttgattataagTATTACAGGCATATGTATATTAAATGATGATGGTGATGATAATATActctttcaatatttattttgagtAGAATTTGAAATACATACGTCGATAGATAGtttaataaaactataaaagaaagcGAATAGGTGAACAAAATCAACACTTTCCagtaattttgaaaaacattctTGAAGCGTTTGTCTACTTTCATTATCAGAAAATAGGAGCAAATACAGCACACTATCATGTAGTAGCCTTCATCGCCCCTAACTTCTGGAAAGTTAAAAATATACCGATAGCATTAACATCAATGCAAACCTCTTCAACAAATccttacaaattgaaaaaaaacatttaccaaagggagttttatcattttaataccTAGTCACTTGCTACTACGTTTATTAGGTAGTggtaaacagttatcaaaagtaccaggaatataattttaaacgccagacgcgcgtttcgtatacataagactcagcagtgacgctcagatcaaaatagtttaaaagcaaaacaaatacaaagttgaagagcattgaggacccaaaattactaaaaagttgtgccaaatacggctaaggtaatctactcctgaggtaagaaaatccttagtttttccaaaaattcaaagtaaacGATTGTCGccttaattaattattataaatttttaaatgatgaataaaatGTTGTGTCATACCTACATATCCAGAGCCCCTGGGCATCAAACATTGTGAAGGTGAAACAGTGGTGCTGGACTCCCATGTAAAACAGTTTCCTGTTACCTCCCTGTAACCAAAGTGAACCCTTGTATAAGCCAGCAGGATATAAAATGTTAGATAAAACAGGTCGTAAATTGTTCTCCATGAACGGGAACATATACTTGTAGCCAGTGCTCAGGATAATTGAATCAACTTCAGTAAAACTACCGTCAAgaaaatgtacaatttttcCATCTATTTTCTGGACTAAAGGCCTTTCTTCAATTCCAACTGGCCAATTATAATTCAATGGGCTCGATCTATAAGATGTCACAATATTTTTGGCGCCAAATTTCATACATTGCAACGCAATATCCTCTGCAGAATTCTTAGCCCCGACAACCAACACTCGCTGACCTTTGAACTGTGTAGCATCACGGAAGTCATGTGAATGTATTATCCTACCAGGAAAGGTCTCTATGCCTTCAAAGTATGGTTTGTCTGGGGAATTATATATGCCTACTGCAACTATGACGTGAGTGAAATTGGTGTCGTTAGTATGACCCGTCTTTATATCTTCTGTTGTAACCGTAAAATCATCTGACTTTGTATTGTAGCGCACATATCTTACGACAGTGGTCCATTTGATAAACTGCTTTAAATCTGATTTGCTTTTCTTGACAAGCCTGCCtaagaaaaaacattttgaattattgacTGGATATATTATAGGTGTGATACcactattgtattttttttaatttgcacttttcaaaacattgttCAGAACAAAACTTTACATAAAAGTCCATTGcatataaagtaataaaaaaaggacaaaagattcaaaaagggacagtcaaactcataaatctataaaaaaaaaactgacaacgccatggctaaaattgaaaaggacaaacagacaaacaatagtacacatgagaCAACAaaggaaactaaaaaaaaagaataaacaacacgaacccaaccaaaaactaggggtgatctcaggtgctccgggagggtaagcagatcctgctccacatgtggcaccagtcGAGTTgctaatgttataaaaaaatcggtaaatagtctaattcggtaggtgaCATTCATCACAGGAAGTTAACCAATTAAATTTCTACCCCTTTCTTTCTTGTCTACAAGATTTAGTAACTATGCAAATTAgagtttccaaaatattttgagGAAACACCAAATAATATAGGAATGGTGTTTTGAGTCATCCAAGATAATGTTAACAAATGTATTACTCAGAATGGTTTTATTGCAATGCAATTAAGGATTAATTTCTTACAACTGTCAAAA
Encoded here:
- the LOC134690010 gene encoding trimethylamine monooxygenase-like, which produces MASERKVCIIGAGPCGTSALFHFDQINDSTTEVICYEKSDKWLGLWNLTWMTGTDEYGEPCHGGMYKHMWSNGPKEGLEYPDYTFTDHFGKPIPSYPPRPVIRDYLEGRLVKKSKSDLKQFIKWTTVVRYVRYNTKSDDFTVTTEDIKTGHTNDTNFTHVIVAVGIYNSPDKPYFEGIETFPGRIIHSHDFRDATQFKGQRVLVVGAKNSAEDIALQCMKFGAKNIVTSYRSSPLNYNWPVGIEERPLVQKIDGKIVHFLDGSFTEVDSIILSTGYKYMFPFMENNLRPVLSNILYPAGLYKGSLWLQGGNRKLFYMGVQHHCFTFTMFDAQGLWICRYITDTLSNKVKSYEEMKKEEQKWLKRCNSLKDIHEQIDFQADFIKDLSDGTEYSSDAPKAKDFFHKWACDKRANIVTYRDQQYKSLYSGTETVPCSKPWFQNFDDSLNSFVNR